CACTTCGTGATAAATCAGATCTTTTTAATTCTGAAAATCCCGAGGAGGACAAGGTATTTCTTGTATCTTTGGTTATCTGTGCAGAAATCTTCTGCTGCTTTTATCAGTTCATTGCAGTTCTAAGTTCAAGTTCAACAATGCTATGCATATTGTCATGACATTGTTGAGAACACCGGCCACTATATGTAGCCAATGTTAAGATTCCTTTACTTAGAGATCTTAGTGATAAGATAGGTTTAAATTACATTCCTAGTAGGGTGTGATTATATAAGTTAACATATTATTTACTTTAGGGGCAAGGCATGTCTTCCCTTTAAAACAATGAAACTATTAGTAGGTTTCTGTACAAGCCTCTGAGCATCTCAGGGATTAAGTCCTCCAGGTGGATTAAACAGAGTGAATGCCCTTTACTAGGTCCCTTTTCTTCAGACCTTTTACTATCCGTTTCATGTGACACTACATTATTGAAGATATTTGAGAGTATAGGTTGAATGAAAAGCACTCTTATGTATTTAGGATCCCTGCTGTGGGGGTCCCATCCCTTGTCTTCTGAACTTTTACTATGCTTGCACACAACACTAAGTTTTTGAGGATGTTTGGGCTTTGGGAATTGAAAGTACACTCCTATTTTGTGCTTCATGTGACACTACATTATTGAAGATATTTGAGAGTATAGGTTGAATGAAAAGCACACTTATGTATTTAGGATCCCTGCTGTGGGGGTCCCATCCCCTGTCTTCTGAACTTTTACTATGCTTGCATACAACACTAAGTTATTGAAGATGTTTGGGCTTTGGGAATTGAAAGTACACTCCTATTTTGTGGACCTTCTGAGACTATTTATATATTTTTAATGATTAAAAACTCAGGTGATAACATTATTTGTTAATAATATTCAGATAAAGCTTGGAGAACCAGGATGGAGAGAAAGGTATTATGAAGACAAGTTTGGGGCAAGAACACCTGAGCAAATTGAAGAAATACGTAGAGATGTTGTAAGTATCGTGGAAGTGCCTTTAATATACTGCATTCATGATTTAAAAATATATACTGCATTCATGATTCATTAGTGACACAATACCCTGTTGCCATTATTACTTTATTCATGATAGAAAATGTCACTTGATCATTTTTTGAAAAATACATTTCCCCTAATTCTGTATTATCTTCTTATATGATGTGCTCTATGCTCCTTCAGGTTCTCAAATATACTGAAGGTTTGTGTTGGGTAATGCACTACTATTATGAAGGTGTCTGCTCATGGCAATGGTAATTTAGCATGTTTTAGTTGGCCAAATATAAGACGTTACACTGTTTTGTTTGTTGCACAATTGCTGATAGGTTTTAATTGTTCCTCTACCCATCCCACTAATATCCGTTTCATTCTAATTTCTTCTTGCTATATGTAGGTTTTACCCTTATCACTATGCCCCTTTTGCTTCGGATTTAAAAGGTTTAGGCCAGCTTAATATAACTTTTGAACTTGGGTCACCATTCAAACCTTTCGATCAGCTTATGGGAGTTTTCCCAGCGGCGAGGTGAATATGCTAATATTTCCTTTCTTCGATCCTAGTACCTTGCTGTGGTGGATTATTTGATAGGTTGTTTCATTACATTTCAGCTCACATGCACTCCCTGTACAGTATCGGCAATTGATGACCGATCCTAGTTCGCCAATAATTGACTTTTATCCGATTGGTATGCTTAATTTGCTAATATATAATCATGAATAGTATCAGATTCTCCTACAACCATAAGCCTATTCTAATCCGTTTTAACCTGTGTATGCTGCAGATTTTGAAGTAGATATGAATGGAAAGAGGTTTTCTTGGCAGGTACATTTATTTTAGTAAGTATACTTATATATACCATACACCTTCCATATTTAACTAAAATTTGTACTTTACAGGGGATAGCTAAGCTGCCCTTCATTGATGAAGCTAGGTTGCTGTCTGAGATTAAAAAAGTCGAGCATACTTTGACGGTATGAAAGTGTGGCATCTTTTATATTGTTTTATGGCATATATGTAATAGAAGATCTTGTTTTAACTTAAAAAGATTTTCCATATTTTCCTCGTCTTGTGTAGCCTGAAGAAGCAAGGCGAAACAGTACAATGTACAATATGCTTTTTGTGAATGGCGCACACCCAATTTCGCCTTATATCTACTCTCTCAGCAGCAAATTCGGACATCTGCCTGATAACGAGCGAAATGAAATTAAAGAGGAACTCAATCCCGAAGCTAGGTTAGCTAACCCTACCAGGATTCTTGATTGACTGCAGATAGTATATTTTGTTGTTCAAGTGGAGTGTTCCATGTCAACTGATTGGCCTTCTTACTTAGTTGTACTCAATGTGCTTTTTGCTGGGGCCTGTGGGCAAAAGTGAACATGAGTAGACTGCCATCTTGTAGTATAACAAATAAGCGTCTCTTATATGAGCTGCTATAACTATAACATTACTTAGCTGCTCTTGTTTATTTTGTGCAGTGGAGGAATGAATGGTTACATCTCACTTTGTGGTGGGGATCCAAGTCCGCCTGTCTTTAGATCTCCTGTGGATGGACTGGAGGATATTATGGACAATCAAGTGATGTAAGCTCATTTCCCCCCTGTATTATTGATATGATCTAGTGGCACTTGAATTAATAAAGATTATGACATTCGCCTTCCCTAGATGCTCAATTTACAAGCTTCCAGACCCTCATAAGCACATAGCACGTCCACCTCCTGGTGTTATCATACCCAAGAAGGTACATAACTGTTATTTTCGTGTAACATTGACATAGGTATATCATTCCACTTGGGAAGTGTTCACTGTTAACAAGCGTATGTTGTTTAATCTCCTCTTAAGATTGTTGAAGCTGGTGACCTGAAACCACCGCCTGTGCTGTGGCATGAAGACAATGGCAGGAGGCCTTATGACAATAACAGGAAGCATTGTGATAACAGCAGCAGGTAGTGTATGAGCCTTTTGCCCTATTTAGTCAATACTTGCTTCAACATTGCAAATCCTAACCTAGTTTTGAAATGGTTCAGGCAAAACCCTGCAGGATCGATACAGGGCCGCCAACTAGGGGAGGCTGCACACCGACTAGTTGCAAACAGCTTGAATGTTCGCGGTGGCGGACAATACCCCCCGGCTAGGCCATATCAAACTATAATGAATGGTATGCAGCATTATCCAAACGGAATGCCACCAAGGATGGAGCAGCCTGCTGGACGTTCTGGTTGGCATGTTCCTAGTGATAATCTACCCAATGGTCAGGCACCAGCCTATGCGCAGCCATCAGGTCATCAGTATACAAGAGATAATCGCGGAAGGCAACAACCATATGCGAGAGACAGCCACAGTGATTCAAGAGGAGCAGGCCGGCATCCATCTGGATACCATCAGAATAGTAGCAACGCATATTCATCACATACTGCTCCTCCGTCATCGGGTTTTGGACGATATGGGCAACCCCCCTCGTATGCTGGGGGCTATGCTGCTGGGGTCTACCAGCCTGCACCATATGCAGGAGCCCAACAGTGGCAGCAGCAACCACCTCATAGTTCCTATTCTGGAGGTGGGGCGCCTGCTGCTAGACCTAATTCACGACCGCAGCAGTCACAGAACCGCTACAGCAACTTAGATAGGACTTCAAACAGGAGACCACCAGGTCAGGGCCGCTACTAGGCTCACCTCCTCTTTGGTTCTAGCCCTGGCTTTGCTGTCACTCCTTACTAGAACTTACCTTGACTTAAATCAGGCATAGGAATAGACACAGCATTTGCAAAGTCTGGTGATCTTCAAGCTTCTTGATCGTGGTATAAAAATTACCTAGGGGGAAGTGTTGTATACTATAAATTATTGCCATATCACCAGATACTGGAGTAGACACATCCAATTTGCAAATTCTGGTGATCTCCAATGCTCCAAGACAGCAGCAGAAGCAGCAGCAAAGATTGTAAGGGGCGTGTTGTACACTAGCATTTATTTTCAGACCACCAGATGTTGGTGGCTGATTTCTGTTATTTCATTTTGGGCGTGATATACA
The Triticum urartu cultivar G1812 unplaced genomic scaffold, Tu2.1 TuUngrouped_contig_5575, whole genome shotgun sequence genome window above contains:
- the LOC125529396 gene encoding 5'-3' exoribonuclease 3-like isoform X2, with the protein product MNQQRSRRFRAAKDAADAAEEEEKLREEFEREGRKLPPKLQSQTCDSNVITPGTEFMAVLSVALQYYIHRRLNYDPGWKQIKVILSDANVPGEGEHKIMSYIRGNRNLDGFNPNTRHCLYGLDADLIMLALATHEVHFSILREVVFTPGQQDKCFLCGQVGHLAAKCEGKAKRKAGEFDEKGDEIVPKKPYQFLNIWTLREYLEYEFRMPNPAFETDIERIIDDFIFMCFFVGNDFLPHMPTLEIREGAINLLMAVYKKEFPNMGGYLTDACTPDLNRVEHFIQAVGSYEDKIFQKRARLHQRQAERIKRDKAQAKRGDDLDPHVRGDLIVPVARFQGSRLASGAVASPYEHNGRSTEKGSQAKKARVSSSDSSLSAAVVEAEISVEAQARENKEDLKSMLKVALRDKSDLFNSENPEEDKIKLGEPGWRERYYEDKFGARTPEQIEEIRRDVVLKYTEGLCWVMHYYYEGVCSWQWFYPYHYAPFASDLKGLGQLNITFELGSPFKPFDQLMGVFPAASSHALPVQYRQLMTDPSSPIIDFYPIDFEVDMNGKRFSWQGIAKLPFIDEARLLSEIKKVEHTLTPEEARRNSTMYNMLFVNGAHPISPYIYSLSSKFGHLPDNERNEIKEELNPEASGGMNGYISLCGGDPSPPVFRSPVDGLEDIMDNQVICSIYKLPDPHKHIARPPPGVIIPKKIVEAGDLKPPPVLWHEDNGRRPYDNNRKHCDNSSRQNPAGSIQGRQLGEAAHRLVANSLNVRGGGQYPPARPYQTIMNGMQHYPNGMPPRMEQPAGRSGWHVPSDNLPNGQAPAYAQPSGHQYTRDNRGRQQPYARDSHSDSRGAGRHPSGYHQNSSNAYSSHTAPPSSGFGRYGQPPSYAGGYAAGVYQPAPYAGAQQWQQQPPHSSYSGGGAPAARPNSRPQQSQNRYSNLDRTSNRRPPGQGRY
- the LOC125529396 gene encoding 5'-3' exoribonuclease 3-like isoform X1, with amino-acid sequence MGVPAFYRWLAEKYPMVVVDVVEEEPVEIEGVQVPVDTSKPNPNGLEFDNLYLDMNGIIHPCFHPEDRPSPTTFAEVFQCMFDYIDRLFIMVRPRKLMYMAIDGVAPRAKMNQQRSRRFRAAKDAADAAEEEEKLREEFEREGRKLPPKLQSQTCDSNVITPGTEFMAVLSVALQYYIHRRLNYDPGWKQIKVILSDANVPGEGEHKIMSYIRGNRNLDGFNPNTRHCLYGLDADLIMLALATHEVHFSILREVVFTPGQQDKCFLCGQVGHLAAKCEGKAKRKAGEFDEKGDEIVPKKPYQFLNIWTLREYLEYEFRMPNPAFETDIERIIDDFIFMCFFVGNDFLPHMPTLEIREGAINLLMAVYKKEFPNMGGYLTDACTPDLNRVEHFIQAVGSYEDKIFQKRARLHQRQAERIKRDKAQAKRGDDLDPHVRGDLIVPVARFQGSRLASGAVASPYEHNGRSTEKGSQAKKARVSSSDSSLSAAVVEAEISVEAQARENKEDLKSMLKVALRDKSDLFNSENPEEDKIKLGEPGWRERYYEDKFGARTPEQIEEIRRDVVLKYTEGLCWVMHYYYEGVCSWQWFYPYHYAPFASDLKGLGQLNITFELGSPFKPFDQLMGVFPAASSHALPVQYRQLMTDPSSPIIDFYPIDFEVDMNGKRFSWQGIAKLPFIDEARLLSEIKKVEHTLTPEEARRNSTMYNMLFVNGAHPISPYIYSLSSKFGHLPDNERNEIKEELNPEASGGMNGYISLCGGDPSPPVFRSPVDGLEDIMDNQVICSIYKLPDPHKHIARPPPGVIIPKKIVEAGDLKPPPVLWHEDNGRRPYDNNRKHCDNSSRQNPAGSIQGRQLGEAAHRLVANSLNVRGGGQYPPARPYQTIMNGMQHYPNGMPPRMEQPAGRSGWHVPSDNLPNGQAPAYAQPSGHQYTRDNRGRQQPYARDSHSDSRGAGRHPSGYHQNSSNAYSSHTAPPSSGFGRYGQPPSYAGGYAAGVYQPAPYAGAQQWQQQPPHSSYSGGGAPAARPNSRPQQSQNRYSNLDRTSNRRPPGQGRY